GATTGGAAAGGCTACCTCTTGTTCCTCTGAATGAACCTCTGAACGAAGGTAGCGTTCTTCGCATCTTCCTCCGCGCATTATTAATGGACGGATGGAAAGCTTTggttagataataaaaaaaattagggatTTAGAATAGGAAATGAGAGACTGCAAGTGGATTACTTGAGAGACCGAGAGAGAACTTAGTGATGATGGTTCCGGTGATTGCAAACCCCACCAGAAAAGGCTGGTTCCGATTCCACTCTCGCTTGAAGAACATTGGCTACGGATCGAACCTAGGcattttctcttcacttttccTTCTCCAAATTCTACTTCGCAACGAGCTTGTTCGCTATAAGTCGAGAAGCTCTTACAACGGTGAAGGTGTCAAATGAAAATGGCTAGCCAGATATCATATAAATTATGTAGTCAAAGCAAGGGATGGGTGGCGCGGAGTGGTGTTGGACCGAGGGATGGCCATCGCGGGGTGCACTGGCCGGGCAACACGGGTGCTGAAGAAGCGGGATCAACCTAAATTTTCAAATGCACTGGcgtttctatcaaaaaaaaaaaaaaaaaaagagcaacatAGAATTACTCTTCCTATTGAAACTACAATTTGAAGACAACAACCCCATTTTTTAACCCATCCCACTCCCTCgtccccctccctccctctcgtCACCCAGCATCGGTGACTCATCGGCTTGCCTCTGGCCATCGCCACCCAGCCTGTTTTCCCCATAGGCCATTTTGAACAAGAGGGAGGAGTTCACGAGAACCACTCATCGTCCAACACCCTTATCACCCTCCCTCCACCAGCGATACCGTGCGACTCACCCTCAACTCATCACTGTCCCTTTTGTCGCCTAGCACCCACGACTCCTACCTCTATTTCACCACCCATCTATTTTGTCGACAGTTCagtttatattttggtttcCATTTTGCTATTTcggaagtttttttttctttcttctgaaAGTAAAATGTTTGCTTTTTGAAATGCAGAGTGGGAACTAGTTTCTCTTTTTGGGTTTACGCAGCAaaaggtttttgttttttaaatttttattttacaatttacgcAGCAAAAGTTATGTTAAACATTTGGGTGGTTTCACTCTTGAGCTCAATTTTGTCGTAAATTTATTGCCATCCCTTCTTGTTTACAAAACGGTCGTAATGATTTATGGAAATATAAGCTTCATTTGAGgcgtcatttaaaaatattggacATGAAGCCATAAAGCTCGAGAAAATTTTCCTTTCAGCATATGTAGTAGTTTTGCTAATGGTTTCATGTGGAGTTTAATCATGAGATAGTAGTACTTTTATGGTTCAAAATGTTCTCTATAGGTCAAATGTTGAATTCCTTGGTGGCAGGACTTTCAAGATTTGCTTTGGAAGAATGGGAAGTTGCTTTCCCAATAGTTGGAACTTGTCCACAagttaattttctttataattaagCTAAACCTTGAAAACTTTTAGAGGTTCCTTAAATTGTAGATGCGTACAACAGGTTCATTGTCCTAGAATCTcaaattatgtttttgttttgatatatattatacagtGGAACCTTTTCCCTGGGTTGGAATTTAGGATGGAATCAATATTCTATCTTTTGGTGCACGAGCAAAGTCTTCAAGGTGAGCACCCAAACCCAAAGCTACTTTTGTCAATTAATTATCATAGGTGTGATCTTGCAACAACCCTTGAAATAGCAAAATGGCAGGTATTAATGTCGACCTCGACCTCAGCTATTTATCTATTTTGTTAGtcttcttaaaatttttttaatcttatactGGTTATTATCTCTAATCAGTtggaagaatttgaaagatAACTCAACTTATCATCTGTGATAGACAAGTCTCAAAGGTGGGAAAAGTTTCAAGACACAAGCAGTTTTGTCAGAGCCATCAGGGAACAAATAATTCATGTGCTGAAAAGCCTTGAAGATGCTTCATTGCAAGATACAGTGACAAATACTGAGTGGGTTAACTTAGATAAATAGGACATGGATAGGTTGGCATTGTTTCTTTGGTAAAGCCCACAGAAAGTGTCAATTGTTATGATTTAGAAGACAATAGCATATTGAGAAGATTTCTTGATCCAAACACAACATAGTTCAAAAGATACTGCTGTTGGGCTTGCTAAGCACAGCAGTAGAGAAATTGCAAACCTCAATATTAATGGGGTTTCACATATTGACCATAACTCTGATATCAGGAAGGAGAATAAGGTAAGAAAGTTGGGTTCTTATTTTACTCCAAGGTTGGGTTGTGAAGCTCTGGATTTTCTTCAAGAGAACAAGGTCATTTGATAAATGCCTTGTTTGGTATTTTCTAAACAACTTGCCTAATTGTAGCATCCATGGAAGTTTGTTGATTAGCAAAAACTTGTCAACCAAATCAAGAGACACTTAAAATACATGGAGAAGCATATCAACAGAAGATGGATGAACCAGGGACCGACCTGCTTCTTTACCCAAGGTTAGAAGTCCTACTTCAGAAAAAAAATCGTCATACGTCCTTTTTTCCAAGAGATGAATGTACCGTCATTTGATGATTACATGAATGCTAagaatttcttgttttttctttctcaatagAGGATATCCACTATGTTTGTGTTACCCCATCCAAAAGACCTAGTTACAAGAATATACGTTTCCCAATTCCATCAACCTGGCCAAATTAGTTACATGTATTGTATCTGGTTGTATTGTAATGTGTAGTAGGTCAGTGGAAAATTAATTCTTATGCGTACATATTTTGGCCGAGTTGTAATATCTACTGTTACATTGTAATATATACTCCAATTATGTTGAAAAtgattatgttaaaaattagatattttgagttgatgAAGTAAAAATATTGTGATGGAAATTGCACTGAACTAGAAAAGCATTTTGATCAGCTTAAATCTTTTAGCCACTCTAGCATTTTTTCCTAAGTTTTTTACTCAAagatatgaaggaaattaatcaACAAGTCTCTAAATACATGTGTACTGAAAATAACCAGCAAATATCTCTAACTATAGGTGTAATGCAAGCACAATTCACTTGcaattaacaaataaatatttacatcAATAAATGAAAGTGTAAAATATCACGTGCTTACAATCCATAATATTTGTGACTACAAGTCACTGATTACAACATTATAAGCTTTTAAGGAGGATTGCTTTGAGTTTGGATTCAACCTAAACTGACTGGTCACAAGTACAAGTTGAAAAAATCTACGACACTAAAAGTAAGGTcccatatatatagatcaatatTTTGCTCCGGTGTTTGGTTTTTAAGTTCTGCTTGGTGTCAAACAACTTTTGGTTCCATCATCTTCCTGTGCTTGAATACCTCGTGTTTGTTCATTAAATGACTTTGAGTAACTTCGGGCACCAACTACTTATTTAGCTCCTTTTCTATCATGCATGATTGACCAAACTATCATCAAGTCTAatggaaggggaaaaagaagataCCCAATGACTCAGGCATGCAACAATTTTGAAATACTCACTGATTTACATTTTGGGAGAAATGTAAAGGAATGGAGGGGATCGATTTGAGAAGATGGGGAGATGAAGTTCATTGGAGAGAAGAGATTAAGACGTTGAAGAGAAGAGGGATAAAGAGATCAAGATTTCAAACTGAGGAAGGATGAAGAAAAGAATGGATGAAGCACTCAATTGAAGAGAAGAattgagaaaagagaggaggatCAACGGTAAAGTGGGTGCTAGGTAGAGGGAGGGTCGATGGTGACGGGGCAACTTTGCAAAAGATGGGCAACGGGACCTTGGGAAGAGGATGGGTGACCTGGCTCAAAGAAGTTGAGAAGGGCTTGTGAGAGAGAAATGAAGGAAAgaactcgaaaaaaaaaaaaaaatgctactttCCACGTAAGGTGTAGAAGCTTTTTTCTATTAGGAATTTATGCTAATGCTTCTTCCTGTATTCTTTGCTCCCCATTTCCCATTTATTGTTGTAGAAAGGTTTCACTAACCGATGTTCCATCTTACACTCACCCATTGTGCATTTGTCTCTCTATGAACAGAAAACTCGAGCTAATTGCTGAATAGAGATCCTATGCTGGAAGTTTCATTCATTGCAAACTTCATTGCGGTTCTTTAACCGTAAAAGGAAAAGAGACACCACAGTTGTATGATTGTATTTCAGTCTgataatatatacattatatggGATATATGCATTTCTATATTTAGCtccaatattaaatattaaataaatctcGTGAAATGGGATTGCACCGAGCTCAAAACTTGGAACAAGGGGTTattttaagcaaagattttcaattttatcacAGTATTCACCTTTTGATGTAAGATTGATATGCCCCAAAGCTAATAAGAGCATTCACTGGAACAAGAATGTTATTGGCTGTTAATTGGAATAcgctttctatatttttttcattcaaattcTAACCTTCATCCTATACCACGCTTGATAATATCAAAGAATATGCTACTTTCAGACTCCCATCTGCATGGAtgatatacataaaataaaaccaaatcatCTCCCACTCACGTTTTCCATTTCTTGAAGCACGAATGGAAAACATCGTAGTCACAGCATGAGAGTACCACGTATTAGTACTCCAAGACTACCTAATAACTCATAATTTCCTCAGTTAATGACACCACCAGATGAGAAACTATGTTTTGTACTAATAACGATTCGCAAGTTCCTGAAACAAATTTAACAAGTTAATACACTTCTAACACCATCAATTTCTCACATATGAAATAGATGTCTTAGACGCTAATTGGAATATATGACCAAAAAACATTTCTTATGGTATTTAACATCAAATATAGCAGTAATTAATCATTCAAAAACCTCAATTTAAGATTAATAAAAAagcaccaaaacaaaaaatcccTCCTTGCACACGTCTTTCACATAAAAAACAGGTAATGCATTAACCCAACAGCATCAGTCAAGCTTGAGGCTTGACATGTTCCAAAAAAACTGGGAAATTGAAAATTAAGGACATCTAATTAACTAGGTGACTGGAAGTGCGAAACTGTAGTAGTCTACATTCAAGAATCTGCAATGGTAACCTCAACCTCCACACCAGGTTCAATAGTGATAGAGGTGATCTGCTTAACAACATCAGGGGAGCTGAAGAGATCAATTACTCGTTTGTGGACACGAAGCTCAAATCTATCCCAAGTGTTGGTGCCTGCGAACAACATGACATAATAAGACCAAGCTATTATTAGAAATACATATAAGTTTAGAAAAAAGATAGTTTAGTTTGATTAGTCATTTAATGGTTCAAGTGATaagggccttggtcttggtggtatgctctctCCAAGTTTAAGGTTCGGATCCTTTgaggtgcaaacaatttttaagAGCTATTAGACTCGGGAGATTTCCCCTTGAATTATCCAAGGGTAGGAAACTCCTTGTTGAGAGCCTTTCAACACTTTGGATTAGTTGGGAATTTGTTCTAAGACACCAAGcaccaataaagaaaaaaaaactattaaaaatactaaagataAAGTGATATAATTGGACCTTCAGTTGTGTGGGCTGAAGGAGTATTGAGGCTAAAGCCCCAAAATTTGTTCTGAGATCCATTTCCATGAAACTCAAAATTCATGAAACTTTTTTTTACCATCTGAGACACCTTAACCTCAACCACATCCCTACCCAGGTTATTATTTTGAATCTCTCATTTCTATCTTTTAGTTTGATGTAAACACCCTTACAAACACTTCCAATATCCGCCCATTCCTCACAAATTTCCTCCAACGTTCACTTCATTAAGCTCCGCACAATTCAAGATTCTGGCAACTGATGACACGATGCATTAAAGAAATTATCAAgaaaaaacacgccaaaggaTTATGCATGACATATTGTAGTAAACATACCACTGAGAACATCATAAAAACATCAACCACTCAAGTTATCAAAATGCTTTAAATTCGATAAGATGGgtttgccaaatgaatattgaaaAGTGACCTCTAAAATCAGGACTATACTTTCATACTGCCAAGCACTTGAATCCCAGGagtgaaatatgaaaatatacCTTCACCGCAAGGGGACTTCCTGGTGGTAATGTGCAGAACCTTGGTGGGCATTCTCACTGGTCCCTTAACCCTCAAACGCTTGTCCTTGGCACCACGAACTAAATCCGCACAAACTATCAagcaaacaaaaatcaaaattatcaaGCTGATAGATTCCAAGTACTCCAAACATGTACGAGACGGAAAACAAAAGGAGCGTCGCATACATGAATTCGTTGTAATATCAAATATGGCAAGTGGGCCGTGTCTTTTgagaaaaacgaaaaaaaaaattgatagcaAAGAACTACGGGGGTACCTTTCTCGAGATTCTTGACGTTCTTGGAGGAGAGGGTGATCCTGATCTTGTGAATCTGCTCCTGGGGTTCATCCACACCCTGCTGCTTCGGCGGCTTCATTGCGTAAGCCATCTTTTCTTGCTTCCGTTCCTGCCAAATTCCAAGCgccacaaataaataaaaactggaTTTGAGTGAATTTTTCCCAAACCCAATTACGAAATGAAAATTTAGGAAACGAATGTTACTTTTCTTATTGCAAAAACTAACCAAAGAGATAACAATCTAAGCTTCGGTGTGATAATATTACCAAGGGAGCgaaagagagaataaaaccTTAGCGGGGTGTGGAGCTCTGGTTGGGGCGGCCGAAGCTACTGGCGATTCAATAGGAAGCGCAATCTATGGAGATTTATATACGTGCGTCCTCttctagggttagggttttggtacttcaaaaaatttaaaaaaaaaaaaaacgaggaACTTAGGTGTGCAATTGGGCCATTTTGCTTCGAAAATTATAGAAGTTGGGTTCCGTGAGTAGCCCAACTAAAAATAGGTTCAGTCCAGTCTAAAATAATGCTTGAATTATCATTatgaatgggaaaaaaaaatgtgattcaTCGTTATTTTGATTATTGTATTTCATAATTTCAATGTCACaattcacatataaaataataataaatatttttttatcatttaaaatcaaagtcgatgaaaatcatgaaatgataatgattaaaaaaattataaataaatactttTATTTCTATTAGATACTGCAAGATGAGGGATAAAAATGATATACTTGCGATAAGCAATATGCTCCAAAATGAAAGAGATCTTATGGAATTTTACTACTCAGTagtcatacaccacacacctgCTGAATAGAaagaacttttaatttttacacatTAGTCAATATTCACCCCACACAAGATGTGATTTTTTGTTTTCGTTTTTCTAGCTTGCGTTTTGAGGAGAAGATGCCATTTTGAAATCGCATTCATCCAATCCCGCGTTAACCTCTCCCTCTGCCCAACACCACCCCGAGACGCCCCTCGCGGACGTGAGTTCAAGTTTGAGCATAGGCTTCATCTCCTTGCTAACCAGCAGAGACCCAACACCAAACCAAAAGTCCTCAGCCACACAACAACTTCTGTAATTTCAATCTGTCTCTCTCACCTTGCCATTATCTTTGTTGACGGAAGAGAGAGCCGAGTCCCAATTCATAGGCATGCAGAGGCCACTATACCAACGATCAAGATCTGCCAAACCAACTACCATCCATGGCTAAGCTCAATCTGGTGACCTTCTTGGATTTCAAAGGCTACACCGAGACAACCCGTCTCTTAGCAACGACAACCCAGTCATAA
This is a stretch of genomic DNA from Carya illinoinensis cultivar Pawnee chromosome 3, C.illinoinensisPawnee_v1, whole genome shotgun sequence. It encodes these proteins:
- the LOC122303146 gene encoding 40S ribosomal protein S20-2 — encoded protein: MAYAMKPPKQQGVDEPQEQIHKIRITLSSKNVKNLEKVCADLVRGAKDKRLRVKGPVRMPTKVLHITTRKSPCGEGTNTWDRFELRVHKRVIDLFSSPDVVKQITSITIEPGVEVEVTIADS